Genomic segment of Xanthobacter dioxanivorans:
TCCATGGTGCCGGCGGTGATGTTGAGGTAGTGCCCCTTCACCTCGCCGGTCTCGGCCTGCGCCTTGTTCACCGCCTCCATGCAGTAGAGGAAGCGGTCGCGCCAGTGCATGAAGGGCTGCGAGTTGATGTTCTCGTCGTCCTTCACGAAGTCGAGGCCGCCCTTGAGCGCCTCGTAGACCACGCGGCCGTAATTCTTGCCGGAGAGGCCGAGCTTCGGCTTGGTGGTGGCGCCCAGCAGCGGGCGGCCGAACTTGTCGAGGCGCTCGCGTTCCACCACGATGCCGGTGGGCGGGCCGCGGAAGGTCTTCACATAGGCCACCGGGAGGCGCATGTCCTCCAGCCGGCAGGCCTTCAGCGGCTTGAACGAGAAGACGTTGCCGATGATCGAGGCGGTGAGGTTGGCGATGGAGCCTTCCTCGAACAAATCGAGGTCGTAGGCGACCCAGCAGAAATACTGTCCGGGCTGGCCCGGCACCGGCTCCACCTTGTAGGCCTTGGCGCGGTACATGTCGGCGGCGGTCAGGCGGTCGGTCCACACCACCGTCCAGGTGGCGGTCGAGCTTTCGCCGGCGACGGCGGCGGCGGCCTCCACCGGGTCCACGCCCTCCTGGGGGGTGACACGGAACAGGGCCAGGACATCGGTGTCCTTGGGTTGGTAGTCGCCGTCCCAATAGCCCATCTGGGCATATTTCAGCACGCCGGCGGCGTACCTCTTCTTGGCGTCCTTGATCTGCCCGATGGCGGCGTCGGCACCCATGATGGCGGCCCTCCTTGCTTGTTGAAGGGACCTTGCCTCGCGTCGCGATTTAGGTAAATTTGAATGATGTGAACTCAATATTCAGGAAACCTGAAGTGGCTCACCACTGGACCCTCAAGCAGCTGCGGCTCGTGGCCCTCGCCGCCGCCTCCGGCTCCTACGCCAAAGCCGCGCAGGACATGGGTTTGAGCCCGCCCGCGGTGACCGCGCAGATGAAGGCGCTGGAGGAAGATCTGGGGGTCCCGGTGTTCGAGCGGGCCGACGGCCGCCTGCGACCGACCGCCGCTGGCAAGGAGCTGCTCGCCGCCCAGCAGCGCATCGCCAATGCCCTCGTGGAGGCGGAGCGGGCCATCGCGGCCCTGAAAAGCCCGGAGGCCGGCTCGGTGGTCGTGGGGGTCGTCTCCACGGCGAAGTATTTCGCGCCCATGGCCCTCGCCGCCTTCCGCAAGCGCCGGCCCGAGATCGAGCTGAAGCTGATGATCGGCAACCGCGAGGACATCATCGGCGGCCTCGTCAGCCTCGATCTCGACCTCGCCGTCATGGGCCGCCCGCCGCCGGACCTGGAGGCGCAGACCCAGGTGATCGGCGACCACCCGCACGTGATCATCGCCCCGCCGGCGCACCGCCTCATCGGCTGCCGCCTCGATCCGGCGGACCTGGCGAAGGAGCCCTTCCTGGTGCGCGAGCCGGGCTCGGGTACGCGCATCCTGATGGAACGGGTATTCGGGGAGGCCGGCGTGCCGCAGCCCCCCATCGCCATGGAGATCGGCTCCAACGAGACCATCAAGCAGGCGGTGATGGCCGGCCTCGGGCTGAGCTTCATCTCCGCCCACACGGTGGCCGCCGAGGTGGCGGACGGGCGGCTGGAGGTGCTGGACGTGGCCGGGCTGCCGGCGGTGCGGCAATGGCTCGTGGTGCGGGCGCGGGACAAGCGCCTGCTGCCGGCGGGGCTCGCCCTCCAGGATTTCCTGGCGCGGGAGGGCGGCAGCTTCCTGCCGAAGATGCCGGCCGGCGAAGGCGGAAGGTGCTTCCTGCCCCCGCCGTCGCCGGCCTCGTCCGGGGGATCCGCCGGGCCGAAGCGCCGGCGGTAGGGCGCGCGTTCCCGCGCCGTCCGCTGCGCCGCGTCAGCCGGCGATGGCGCGGCCATCCGGCCCGAAGAAGGGAAAAGGCCCTGGAAATGCGCCGATGAAGCTCCTGTGCGTCACCAGCCGCCCCTCCGCGAACCGGTGCAGCGACAGGCTCGGCGGCTCCATGTGGAAGGTGGGCGGGGCTGCGGGATCGAGGGCGAGGCTCACGGAATGGGCGGGCGCCGGCGCGATGGTGGCCGCAAGCCCGGCGAAGGTGGTCGTCACCGCCCGGTGCACATGGCCGCAGGTGTAGGCCAGCACCTGCGGATGGCGTCGCAGCACCGCCTCCAGCGCCGCCGCGTCGAAGAGGTTCTGCACATCCATGTGGCGGATGCCGGTGAGGAAGGGCGGATGATGGGCGCACACCAGCGCAGGCGTGCCCGGCGCCGCGCCCAGCGCCCGGTCGAGGAAGTCGAGCCCCTCCGCCCCGAGCGTGCCGTGCGGACGGCCATGGACGGTGGAATCCAGCATCACGATGCGGAGCGGAAGATCCTCGACCACATAGTTCACCCGGCCGCCCGCGCAGCGGCCGGCGATCTCGGGAAAGGCGGCGAGGAGGCCGGCCGAGCTGTCGTGGTTGCCGGGAATGGGGAAGACCGGCATGGGCAGCGCCGCCGTGATCTGCCGGAAGCGGGCATGCTCCTGCGGGTCGTCGAAATCGGTGAGGTCGCCGGTGACGATGACCGCATCCGGCCGCGGATCGAGCGCCAGCAGGTGCGCCACGGCGGCTTCGAGGAAAATGGCGGTGTCCACCACGCCATAAGCCAGGCTGCCGGGGCGGCGGATGTGGGTGTCGGTGAGCTGGGCGATGAGCATGGGGTCAGACCAGCGCTATGCGGGCGGGATCAAGGATAAGACCCACCGCCGCCCCGGGGGCGAGGAGCATGTCGGCGGGCGCCTCGGCGACGATGCGGACGCCGCCCGTGCCGGCGAGGATCACACGCTGGCGCGCGCCCTGGAACTCCACCTGCCGGACCTCGAACACCAGCCCGGCTTCAGGCGGCGGGCACAGCCGCGCGGCTTCCGGGCGGAACAGCAGGCGGGCGACGGGCCGGTCCGGCCCCGCGACCGGGACGATGCCCGCCTCCGTCGCGAACCGGCCGCCCTTCACCGCCCCGTCGAGCCGGTTGGTGATGCCGACGAAATCGGCGACGAAATCATCGGCCGGCTGGAAATAGACCTCCCGCGGCGTGCCCACCTGGGCGATGGCGCCGTTGCGCATGACCACGATGCGATCCCCCAGCGCCAGCGCCTCCGCCTGGTCGTGGGTGACGTAGACGGCGGTGATGGCGAGGCGCCGGAGCAAGGCGTCGATCTCGCCGCGCAAATGCTCGCGCAAGGCCGCGTCGAGCGCGGTGAGCGGCTCGTCGAGCAGGATCGCCCGCGGCCGCACCGCCAGCGCGCGGGCCAGCGCCACCCGCTGGCGCTGGCCGCCGGAGAGCTGGTCGATGCGCCGCTCGGAAAGCTGGCCGATGCGCATCATCTCCAGCACGCCGGCCGCCTGCGCCCGCCGCTCCGCCGGGCCGACGCCGCGCACCCTCAGCCCATAGGCCACGTTGTCGACGACGCTCATGTTGGGAAACAGGGCATAGGACTGGAACACCATGCCCACGTTGCGCTTCTCGATGGGCAGAGCGGTGACGTCCACCCCGTCGAACAGAATGCGCCCACCGGCATCGGGCGTCTCCAGCCCGGCGATGAGGCGCAGCAGCGTCGTCTTCCCGCAGCCGGACGGGCCGAGCAGCACCAGCGTCTCCCCCGCCCTCACCTTGAGGTCGAGGGGGGTGAGCGCGCGGGTGCCGTCGGCGAAGGTCTTGCCGCATCCCGAAACGGTGATGGCGGCGCCGGATGCGGCGGTCATTTCGTCCCTCCCGAGGTTGCGCGGCCGAACACCTGGAGGGCGACGAGGAGGGGAACGATCATGACGAAGAAGACCAGGGTATAGGCGCTCGCGATCTCGAGGCGCATGGAGGCATAGCTGTCGGCAAGGCCCACCGGCAGCGTCTTGGTGAGCGGCGTGTGCAGCATCCAGGTGAGGTTGAACTCGCCGATGGAGAGCGTCACCACCATCAGCGCCCCGGCAAGGATGCCGCCCCGCGCATTGGGCACCACCACATGGAAGAAGCGCTGCAACGGCGAGGCGCCGAGCGAGGCCGCCCCCTCCTCCAGCGTGCGCACGTCGACGGCGGCGAGCACCGCCATCACCGCCCGCAGCATGAAGGGCAGCGTGTAGAGCACGTGGCCGGTGAGGATGAAGAGCGGGCTCATGCGGAAGTCGCGGAAGCCGCCATAGGCCAGGATCAAGGCGAGGGCCAAAGCGAGGCCCGGAATGGCGACGGGCAGCGTCACCACCTCCTCCACCAGGCGCGACAGGCGCGAGGGCCGCCGCGCCAGCGCCCAGGCGGCGGGCACGCCGAGCAGCAGCGTCACCCCCAGCGTCCCGAGGGCGATGGCGATGGAGAGCGCAATGGTGCCGGAATAGAGATTCAGCACCTCGCCGATCCAGTTCAGCGTCAGGCCGGAGGAGGGCCCGCGGAAATAGCTCACCGTGAATCCGGCGAGAATGGACGCCCCCGCCGGCACCATCAGGAAAGCGCACGCCAGGAGGGTGACGAGCAGCTGGAAGGCGAAGGTGAGGCGGTGGGGCGGAAGGCCGGATCTCATGGCATCA
This window contains:
- a CDS encoding form I ribulose bisphosphate carboxylase large subunit, giving the protein MGADAAIGQIKDAKKRYAAGVLKYAQMGYWDGDYQPKDTDVLALFRVTPQEGVDPVEAAAAVAGESSTATWTVVWTDRLTAADMYRAKAYKVEPVPGQPGQYFCWVAYDLDLFEEGSIANLTASIIGNVFSFKPLKACRLEDMRLPVAYVKTFRGPPTGIVVERERLDKFGRPLLGATTKPKLGLSGKNYGRVVYEALKGGLDFVKDDENINSQPFMHWRDRFLYCMEAVNKAQAETGEVKGHYLNITAGTMEEMYRRAEFAKELGSCIVMVDLIIGWTAIQSISNWCRENDMVLHMHRAGHGTYTRQKGHGISFRVIAKWLRLAGVDHLHAGTAVGKLEGDPMTVQGYYNVCREMTTKTDYTRGLFFDQEWAGLRKVMPVASGGIHAGQMHQLIDLFGEDVVLQFGGGTIGHPDGIQAGAIANRVALEVMILARNEGRDIRNEGPEILVEAAKWCRPLRAALDTWGEVTFNYASTDTSDFVPTASVA
- a CDS encoding LysR family transcriptional regulator gives rise to the protein MAHHWTLKQLRLVALAAASGSYAKAAQDMGLSPPAVTAQMKALEEDLGVPVFERADGRLRPTAAGKELLAAQQRIANALVEAERAIAALKSPEAGSVVVGVVSTAKYFAPMALAAFRKRRPEIELKLMIGNREDIIGGLVSLDLDLAVMGRPPPDLEAQTQVIGDHPHVIIAPPAHRLIGCRLDPADLAKEPFLVREPGSGTRILMERVFGEAGVPQPPIAMEIGSNETIKQAVMAGLGLSFISAHTVAAEVADGRLEVLDVAGLPAVRQWLVVRARDKRLLPAGLALQDFLAREGGSFLPKMPAGEGGRCFLPPPSPASSGGSAGPKRRR
- a CDS encoding ABC transporter ATP-binding protein, whose product is MTAASGAAITVSGCGKTFADGTRALTPLDLKVRAGETLVLLGPSGCGKTTLLRLIAGLETPDAGGRILFDGVDVTALPIEKRNVGMVFQSYALFPNMSVVDNVAYGLRVRGVGPAERRAQAAGVLEMMRIGQLSERRIDQLSGGQRQRVALARALAVRPRAILLDEPLTALDAALREHLRGEIDALLRRLAITAVYVTHDQAEALALGDRIVVMRNGAIAQVGTPREVYFQPADDFVADFVGITNRLDGAVKGGRFATEAGIVPVAGPDRPVARLLFRPEAARLCPPPEAGLVFEVRQVEFQGARQRVILAGTGGVRIVAEAPADMLLAPGAAVGLILDPARIALV
- a CDS encoding ABC transporter permease, coding for MRSGLPPHRLTFAFQLLVTLLACAFLMVPAGASILAGFTVSYFRGPSSGLTLNWIGEVLNLYSGTIALSIAIALGTLGVTLLLGVPAAWALARRPSRLSRLVEEVVTLPVAIPGLALALALILAYGGFRDFRMSPLFILTGHVLYTLPFMLRAVMAVLAAVDVRTLEEGAASLGASPLQRFFHVVVPNARGGILAGALMVVTLSIGEFNLTWMLHTPLTKTLPVGLADSYASMRLEIASAYTLVFFVMIVPLLVALQVFGRATSGGTK
- a CDS encoding phosphodiesterase, with amino-acid sequence MLIAQLTDTHIRRPGSLAYGVVDTAIFLEAAVAHLLALDPRPDAVIVTGDLTDFDDPQEHARFRQITAALPMPVFPIPGNHDSSAGLLAAFPEIAGRCAGGRVNYVVEDLPLRIVMLDSTVHGRPHGTLGAEGLDFLDRALGAAPGTPALVCAHHPPFLTGIRHMDVQNLFDAAALEAVLRRHPQVLAYTCGHVHRAVTTTFAGLAATIAPAPAHSVSLALDPAAPPTFHMEPPSLSLHRFAEGRLVTHRSFIGAFPGPFPFFGPDGRAIAG